A region of Paraburkholderia sp. BL23I1N1 DNA encodes the following proteins:
- a CDS encoding (2Fe-2S)-binding protein has translation MTAPTQTPANAASSAVASGKVFGASGAVAASATTGASGASAANPASAALGATVSAGVATSTPAAVVVERPLTHFRTLPVSVKVNGEIVGPTDVPAGLMMIDFLHEYLHLTGSRLGCGQGICHACVVIVDKPDGTSEEVRTCITGANFFQGKTIRTIEGHAKRNEAGEVVELSPIQQKFLEHFSFQCGYCTPGFVNAATVLIECLKRQPIGKDQVEQTITEALNDHICRCTGYVRYYEAVKEVVMTTPGLVKEAA, from the coding sequence ATGACGGCCCCCACTCAAACTCCAGCTAATGCGGCGAGCTCCGCCGTTGCCTCAGGCAAAGTCTTTGGCGCCTCTGGTGCTGTCGCGGCATCCGCTACTACGGGTGCCTCGGGCGCATCCGCCGCTAATCCGGCTTCCGCTGCCTTGGGTGCGACGGTGTCCGCCGGCGTTGCCACCAGCACGCCGGCCGCGGTCGTGGTCGAGCGTCCGTTGACGCATTTCCGCACACTGCCCGTGTCGGTCAAGGTGAACGGCGAGATCGTCGGCCCGACCGACGTGCCCGCCGGTCTGATGATGATCGATTTTCTGCACGAGTATCTGCATCTGACCGGTTCGCGGCTCGGCTGCGGCCAGGGCATCTGCCACGCGTGCGTCGTGATCGTCGACAAGCCGGACGGTACCAGCGAAGAAGTGCGCACCTGTATCACGGGCGCGAATTTCTTCCAAGGCAAAACCATCCGCACGATCGAAGGCCACGCGAAGCGTAACGAAGCAGGCGAAGTCGTCGAACTGTCGCCGATCCAGCAGAAGTTTCTCGAACACTTCAGTTTTCAGTGCGGGTACTGCACGCCCGGATTCGTCAATGCGGCGACCGTGCTGATCGAATGCCTGAAGCGTCAGCCGATCGGCAAAGACCAGGTCGAGCAAACCATCACCGAAGCGCTGAACGACCATATCTGCCGTTGCACGGGCTACGTGCGGTACTACGAGGCCGTGAAGGAAGTCGTGATGACCACGCCTGGTCTCGTGAAGGAAGCCGCATGA